The following is a genomic window from Anopheles aquasalis chromosome 3, idAnoAquaMG_Q_19, whole genome shotgun sequence.
TGCGCTTTATTCAAAAGATCATGATGGACGCTGGTAGCTAATGTTTGCAAAGTGCATTCGCATTGATACGCGCTACTAGGAACCGCTCATCAGCCTTTGCCATGTTTATGgccaagttttttttctgtattttcCTAAAACACATCACCGAAAGCCGACAGCACTCAAGTGTGAGCATTGGAACACACGAAAAATGGGTTCCGCTCCCCGGACCAACGGTATCGCAACCTTCGTCCATTGACATTCAATTATATACGCCTTCGACTCGGCCAAAATTGACCGCttgaattattgatttttgttttttagttgACATCTTACGGACGTGCATtattaatttgctttttcttcaaaGAAAAGACCACCCCCCAAACCCCCGCGATCCTCCATTTAGGGCACTGTGCGGTAACGACACATTAATCATGAACCGGATCCGAGCCTGTGGTTCGACTAGCTCTAGATTGCTCCGTATCGTAAATCGATTGCGTCGCGCGCGGGATTCCTCTTATCACTTTGATCTGATTACTCGCGGCCTGAACTGAAAGgtcggttcgttcgttattCGTCATCGACGTTCAACCCCGTCGAGGCCCCGTGAGCTTATCAGTTATCCCGGGGGTCTTTCCCTTGTGTCGAGATGTGAACGACTGTGGCCACTGTTTCTGCAGAACAAGGCAGAACTGCCACCAAACAGACAGAGGGATAGATAACGTGGACCATTTTCTCTGTGATCTGTTTTGATATAAAAGCGGCCTCATCTTGCCAACGATGGTATCAGTATCCAGTGGTGAGAAAACGGCGAGTGTGCCACGTCTTCAAACGTTGAAAGCTCTACTCCGAAGACCAATCCCATCGACCAGTGAAAGTTGTCAGGTGTTTGCTACCGAGGCcgaataaacaacaataacTTTCGTCGCTGCCTGTCTCCTGTGCTGTATCCCTGCACCATCATGAATCTAACGAAGTTGTtcgttgtggtgctgctggccatggcCGTACTGTTCGGAGGGCAAGTCGAGGCAGGGCGTTTGAAAAATTTCGGCAAAAAACTGGTAACTATTGCTTGAACAGAAGGAAGACCAGGTGTCACCAGGAACTGGGAttaacttttcatttttcctttttcattccatcaaaaacaaaacctccaTCAGGAAAAGGTTGGACAGCGTGTGTTCAAGGCAACGGAAAAGGTAGTTCCGGTGCTGCTTGGAATTAAGCAGCTTGGAAAGAAGGACGATGGACACTGATACTCTGGTTCTGACGCGGAGAAAATCACACGAGCGATAAAATCCAATGGCAGAGATTATGGAGGAGAACAATAGGATAATGAATTCATCTGTTATCGGTCActgtaaaatgaaataaagaatCCTTTCTCAACagaaaaatgtaacaaaatGATGCTTTATCCTCAAAGCAAAATGTAGCAGATTTCGAAAAAAGCGAatataaaaatgtaattttgaGCAACAAAATCGATAGCCAATGACATGCAGTAATGCATCAgtaaagaaacgaaacaattggTGGTTGCATGTTGCAAGCTTCATGCATGCTTCGAAGCGATGCTGCACGCTGCCGCCGTCAACCAACGAATGCAcatgcaccagcaccgagagTTGTGAagcggagcaggagcaggaaccaAATGTACAGATCACTGTTGCAGCCTTGGCAGCGCGGTGCTCGTGGCTGCTCGGAAGTGGCTGAGTGGCCTCAccgcacatgctgctgctgctgctgctgctgctactgttggtggTAAAAATGGAAGGGTaacaagaaagaagagagaacgagaacgagaacgagaagaaaagcgaagaaaacgaaaaaaccaacaaaagaagGGAAACACAACGGAAATTCGCGGAAAtggcacgcacgaacgcactcACAACAGTCATAATGGaatgaaacatgaaaatgCCGGTGTCATCGTGGCCGTGCAGTGCACCGGCCGACGGTGCTATATAGGCGCTACTCTACGACACAACGCATCTTGCTGATCTGCTGATTACCTGGCATCCGTCGGCTTGTACGTGACATCGTACTTGTCCACCGGTAGCGAGCGCGGATCCATCGACGTCTGCCATGAGACGCGTACCGAGTCGGGCGTTAGGAAGGTGACGGTGATGTTCTCCGGGGCGGTTGGTAGCGAACCTGCAACGTGAACAACGGGAATGCGAAGCACCGGCGTTAGTTCGTTGTAAAACCGGAGCGCACGTTGGAAGATGGTGGatggtaattaaaaaaaaatgcgaactAAAAGGTGTGTTGGCCACGGAAACCCATTGCTGCCATTCGGTTCGTGTTTCTGCCCGTAGAAGCCACTCCCCGGTGAGGGAGCGGCCGCTGTATTCCGGGTTATTCCCGGTGAATCAACATGAACGTTACTTTGTCACCGGATGTGCGTTGGAGCTTACATTAAATCATTGCGCAATGAGGGGGTGGTGCCAAGGTAatggatttttgtttatttttaaccaCGAGCGCGTGTCGGGGGAGTAACCCTTTTTTAAACCAACAGTGTGGCTCACCCCTCACCGGATACAGGTGTACGAGGTTGATACCATTCACCACACTCACCACATAATGGACTTTGAGATCGCTGGGATATTTAGCGATTTTAATTTGTATTAAAAACCCCTAAaattaccggttacctggcgcctccatttcgaagggcgcctccatcaccgggTTCATTATTTTCTGTGTCAAAAATCGTAAGGATATCCTAGTCCTGTAGTTCAATCATGTGCTTAATTAATAAGTATCTTGACCGCAAATCTTGCAGAAGTCGTTGAAGCTCAAAATTCGcctcaaaaaagggaaactctTCGTTCAAGAAAACTCCTTCCGTTTAAAGTTACTTTGAAATCCTGCACCGAATATAACAAGCTAGAGCAGAGAATCCCTGATAGTAATATTGTCGGTTGCTAATTGTTGAAAGAAGCAAAATGCTGATTTCTCATCCCCCTCAAAAAACAATCCATTCCCATTACCATCAGCACATTGCTGATTGATGATTATCGCGATAAACATCCAATCTCACCATCGCCCACACTAACACTCTTTTTGGTTGTTAAATACTGCCAACAATTTCCCggaaaaacagcaaacggagCGGACAAATGATCTCCCGCTATCTAACCACCTCGTCGATGCCATTACAGTCTGTTGCCGATGCTTAACTGAGAACCATTTGCGTTCCCCGCCCCGTTCTCTTTTTGCAAACGATTATCGACCATCTTATCGTagcccctttttcctttccaaccTCTCTTCACCTCTATTGATCCCTTTTCGGCTCAGTTTTTCCGGCCAGGGGTGGCCCGTTCACGGGCGCAATCTCGAACGCCGCTAAAATGACGTTCGCACGTAAACGTTAAAACTAATGACCTAATGACATGGTTTTCAGTGCGGTCTCAGCTGGTATCAAAACCAGTTAGGGCTACTCTTTCGAAGCCCCCGAAACCCCCAAGAGTTTAATTAAAGCCAGTTCACTTCAGCAGCCAGCTGGATCGCAATTAAAGTACCTGTTCTTTCAGAGGAGCGGCAGAGAGCTCCGAAGGTGGAGAAACGAGTAGAATGTTCCGGTCGCAACGATCTAATCGAAACGCATAAATCTTTCGCCTCACTCCGACTTCTTGAAGGACGGCCATGCGGCTAAACAAAAGGAATACAACATTGAATCTCATCCGGCCCCCACCAGCCACCGCGC
Proteins encoded in this region:
- the LOC126575967 gene encoding cecropin-A1-like — protein: MNLTKLFVVVLLAMAVLFGGQVEAGRLKNFGKKLEKVGQRVFKATEKVVPVLLGIKQLGKKDDGH